The Brassica napus cultivar Da-Ae chromosome C1, Da-Ae, whole genome shotgun sequence DNA segment CCTACCTTCCACAAATTAGGGTTTCTAGGAGagatataaaatgaaaaccGTCGTTTGAGCGAGAAAGAGCTGAAAGAAACAGAGACGTGCAGGGGTTTTCAAATGTAGAGGACAAGGGTCGTTTTGTTCATTAGACGTTGTCGTTTTTGGTATCTTCTGTtcctgaatttttatttatttatttattaataatttccGATTTTAAAGATTGTAGTACACACGGTTAAGTTTTTTCTCTCTCAGCGTAAGATAGTGCTTCCCTCTTTTGGGCTTTATTTCCTCATTTGCTAATATACACTTCTTTAGCAAAGTGGGGCCTCAGAGTATACTAACACGTTTCTCACATCGAATCTCATCCAGTTTCAGAGATATTTTCCCCTTTTCACTCAGATCTACTCTTTCATCTAGAGTTTCATTTTGGTGTTCGTTGATAAAAATCTCAATCCAGAAGCTTTTTCTCCCGCGGTCAGATCTATTCGGTAAATCAGTTTATCCTGAAGATCAGAAGTGTTTGGATGGCATCTCAGCTCAATAAGGCGTTACTAAACATGTCgttagaggaagaagaggaaccTTTTGTTCTGCCTGACAATCCGGAGTATTACTCTACGGGTCGAAACTCTTTGAGTTTGGTTGGGCGGATTTTGAATCCTCGATGTCAGGCCATGTCAGATGTAATTCTAGATATGCCACGTAAATGGAAACTATACAACAGAGTCAAAGGTGTGGCTATTTCAAAGGAAAGGTTTCAGTTCATCTTCAAACATGAACATGACCTACAAGATGTTTTGGATAGAGGAGTGCATACGTTGAACTTATGGCCACTCGCTTTGGAAAGATGGGTGGAGAGACCTCCTGCAGATTATCTTCAATACCTATACATATGGGTCCGGATGAGGAATGTTCCAATCAATCATCGATCGGTGAAAGCTCTTTTCACTTGGGCGGGCTTTGCTGGAGAAGTGATTGAAGTGGCTTACGACCCTGAAAAGCCGCAAGTTAAAGATTACATAAGggcttatataaaatttgatgtttCCAAACCCTTGAGAAGATCAAGAAAGGTCACAATTCCAGGTGGTGAAGAAGTGAACATTTTATATGATTATGAAAGGATCCAGAAAAGGTGCTATACCTGTCAGCGCCTTACTCATGAACAGCCTCTCTGTCCTCTTTTCAAGAAGGAGCAAGGTGTGACAGAAAAAATCGCAACTTCCTCGGCAGAGAGCATTCTTTCGGTGAGAATGGAGATCGCGGATGAAAATGACCCACTCTTTGGAGTGATTCCTGAGAGTCATCTTGGTCTCGACCCTCTCTCAGGAAAACCAAAGATTGCGAAAGAAGTATTGGAAGGGATGAGAGCTTACCTGGATGTACCTGAGGGCCCAGAGAAGATAGCAAGAATGGAAAGAGTAAGGAAATCTATTGAAGATCTTGGAAATGATCCCATTGGCCAAAAGACGATGCTCATGTTGGAACCTGCCCCTACAATCACAAATAACTTGGATAAAGGCAAAGGTTTTGTTTTCAACTTCTCACAACAGAAAGAGGCTGGCAATAAACCAGATAAGTTAATGGCGAGTGCAATTGATGCTGGTAATAGAGTTTTGCAGTCAGGAAAGGTGGTTATTTCTAAGCCTAACTTGAAGGTGCAATCTGGATTCTCCCAACCAGAACTTCTTGAGGAAGGTTCAACGGGTTATAGTGCTGGGTTCTTTGAAACTAGTGCTTCCGGGACCGCACCAAAGAAACCTAAAGCCAGAAGGAGACCAGGAACGTACACACGAAAAGCAAATGGCAAGGGTTCATGCAAAGGAGACTCAGGAAGTGGAAAAAAGGTAGGAGGAGGAGAagtgacaaaaataaaaaggaaggCGGATGATGATGTCGAGCCATCTCAAAGCTCTGCAAGGTTTAAGAAACCATTGGTGGTCCCAAATGAGGGACCGTCCAATATCTAAATGACGATGATGAGCTGGAATTGCCAGGGATTGGGCCGTGCACAAGATCTGGTGATTCCAAGACTGAGGGAAATGCGCAAAGAATATTTCCCTGATATTTTGTTCTTGATGGAAACTAAGCAGCAAAGAGACGATTTGGTGGATCTTCAGACATGGTTAGGCTATGATAGGATTTTGACAGTAAATCCTATTGGGTACAGCAGAGGTTTAGCCGTGCTTTGGAAGAATTCTGTGCATATTGTTTTCAAGTTTGTAGATAAGCACCTGGTTGATTTGGTTGTACAGTTCGGGAAGGATCGGTTTTTTGTTTCGTGTGTATATGGTGAACCGATGAGAAGTAATAGACCTAAGCTATGGGAAAGATTGTCTCGCATAGGAGCTCACAGAAAAGATCCTTGGTGCATGATGGGAGATTTTAACGAGATAAGAAACAATGAAGAAAAGATAGGAGGACCGAGAAGGAGTGAAGCCTCTTTTCAACCTTTCAATGATATGCTGGATATAGCTGAGATGGTAGAGCTACCTGGTACCGGGAATGGTTTTACTTGGGGAGGAATCAGGGGATCTCTTTCGATTCAATCCAGACTTGACAGAGTTTTCGGGAATAAGAAGTGGTTCCACCTCTTCCCGGCATCCAATCAAGTGTTTCTGGATAAGAGAGGTTCGGATCATAGACCGGTCTTGACTAAACTGATACTGGCTTCAGAAGCGTACAGAGGTAGCTTCCGGTTTGATTCAAGGTTTCTGTTCAGAGAAGGAGTTAAAGAGGAGATTAAGAAAGCTTGGCTATCAAACCATCCTCTTTTTGAAGTTAAAGTCTCGGATAGACTCAAAAGCTGCAGAAAGGCTTTGAGTAAATGGAAAAGGAAGGAGACATTAAATTCTAGAGACAAGATCAAACAGATTGAAGTTGCTTTAGAGGAGGCGCAATCATCGCTCAGTCTATCAACGATCAGAATTAACTTCTTGAAAGCGGGGTTAATACAAGCCTACAAGGAGGAGGAGATGTATTGGCAACAGAGGAGTAAAGATAAGTGGGCAACAAAAGGTGATCTGAACACAAAATATTTCCATGCTTCTGTTAAAGCAAACAGATCCAGAAGAAGAATCAACAAGCTGAGAGATGATAGAGGCCAAGAACATTTTTCTGAAGCTGCCAAAGGGGGAGTTGCATTGGAATATTTCACAAAACTCTTCTCCTCTACTAATAATGGAGACTTCTCCGACATCTTTGAAGGTTTCTCACAACGTGTAACCCCTGGAATGAATGAACTTTTGGATAGAGAGGTCACTAATGAAGAGGTTCGAGAGGCTGTATTCTCAATCAAGCCAAGCAGTGCTCCCGGACCTGATGGGATGACGGGAT contains these protein-coding regions:
- the LOC106373002 gene encoding uncharacterized protein LOC106373002, coding for MSLEEEEEPFVLPDNPEYYSTGRNSLSLVGRILNPRCQAMSDVILDMPRKWKLYNRVKGVAISKERFQFIFKHEHDLQDVLDRGVHTLNLWPLALERWVERPPADYLQYLYIWVRMRNVPINHRSVKALFTWAGFAGEVIEVAYDPEKPQVKDYIRAYIKFDVSKPLRRSRKVTIPGGEEVNILYDYERIQKRCYTCQRLTHEQPLCPLFKKEQGVTEKIATSSAESILSVRMEIADENDPLFGVIPESHLGLDPLSGKPKIAKEVLEGMRAYLDVPEGPEKIARMERVRKSIEDLGNDPIGQKTMLMLEPAPTITNNLDKGKGFVFNFSQQKEAGNKPDKLMASAIDAGNRVLQSGKVVISKPNLKVQSGFSQPELLEEGSTGYSAGFFETSASGTAPKKPKARRRPGTYTRKANGKGSCKGDSGSGKKVGGGEVTKIKRKADDDVEPSQSSARFKKPLVVPNEGPSNI